GGCTATCAGGTGCCATTCGCTTCACGAGAGCTACCAATTGCACGCGGTTGGGGAACAGGTGGGCTACAAGTAACACTAGCATTAATCGGTAAAGAGGATGTGCTGAAAGTAATCGACCAAGGCTCAGATGATTCCGTCAATGCGGTGAATATTAAAAAGTTGGTACAAAATACAACAGGTGTGGACACGACAATTCGTACACAAGACGCAACATTGATCCAATCGCGACATCGTATTCCTGAAGTACCGTTACGTGCAGATCAAATTTTAGTACTACAAGTGCCAGAGCCAGAACCACTTCGACACATTGAGCATAGTGAATATAAAACGAAACGTTATCATGCGGAGAAGGAATATAGTGGTGCATATCTAATGCTATTTGAGCAAATTATGCGCTACAACCAAACATCGCAAGGGGCGGATTATCCAGTAATGGTAAACGGCCGTTATGTAATGAATCCAAGTCCAATCCCGCGCTTTGACAATCCAAAAATTAATAACAGTGACGCACTTATTTTATTCGGTGCGGGCCGTGAAAAGAAAATTTATGCAGTGCCACCACATACGCATGTTGTTTCATTAGCATTCGACGACTATCCATTTGTCGTAGAGCAGTTTGAAGGAAAGGTATGTCGCGAAACGGGCTTAACAAATGTATTCCTTGATGAGCTGACAGATGAAGTGACAGGTGAAAAGTACTATATGACAAATGATACAAGCTATATGGATGAAATTTTACAGCAAAAGGCGGCGACAAAATAATGCTAGAGCAACCAGTATTAACAGTGCGAAATTTTTCAAAGCAATACGGTGAAGGCTGTGAGCATTGTGTTGACACGCAGGCACAGCTTGAAAAAAACTACTGTCCAGTATGTAAAACGATATATGCGTGTCGCGATGTATCATTTGATTTATATCGTGGTGAAATTTTAGGTATCGTCGGTGAAAGTGGTAGTGGAAAATCAACACTGATGAAAAGCTTATACTTCGATGAAACAATCACGTCTGGTGAAGGGTATTTAGTTGATTATGAAAATGGTGAAACGAATATTTTCACAGAATCAAACCAAATGAAGCGTGCCATTCGCAATGATATTTTAGGGATGGTTTATCAAAATCCAATGCTTGGTTTAAAGATGAATTTTTCTTCGTTAAGTAATATTGCTGAAAAGCAAATCGCGGCGGGCAATCGTCATGTGCGCCAAATGGAAAACCGTAGCTATGAGCTTTTAGAGCGTGTCAATATTCCGTTGCATCGCAGTAAGGAAGCGCCGAAAAATTTCTCTGGCGGTATGCAGCAGCGTGTACAAATTGCCAAAGCGTTATCCAATAATCCACCTGTTTTATTACTTGACGAAGTAACGACGGGGCTTGATTTGTCTGTACAGGCAGATGTGTTGGATTTAATTAAGCAAATACAACGCGAGCTACAAATTTCGATGATTGTCGTATCGCATGATTTAGCTGTTATTCGTATGTTAGCAGACCGCACAATTGTTATGCTAAACGGTCAAATTATTGAGCACGGCTTAACTGATCAAGTATTAGAAGACCCGCAACATAAATTTACGCAGCAGCTTGTGTACTCATTACTTTAAGGAGGTAGTTCCATGTTAGCAATTAAAAATGGTGTCATCGTAACAGAACAACAATTTTTGCAAGGACACGTTGTATTAGTAAACGGTACGACTATTGAAGGAATTTTGCCAGAGTCTTTAGTAAATCTAGCAAATTATGAGGTTGTTGATGCACAAGGTGGCTATATTTCACCAGGCTTTGTCGATATTCATTCCGATTATATTGAGACAATTGTTAGCCCACGACCGACGTCAATGATGAATGTCAATCTTGGTTTACGTGAGAGCGAGCGTATTTTAATGACGCACGGGATTACAACGATTTTTCACTCGTTATCTTATTATGGTGACGATAAATATTCGCATAAGCTTATTCGTAATCCAGAAAACGTACAACGCTGTGTTGATGCTATTCATGCGACACATGACGAGCCCCATTTAATACGTCATCGTCTTCATGCACGCTTTGAAATTGATTCTTTAGATCAAATATCAAACCTTGAGCGAAATATTTTAGATGGTAAGGTACATCTCTTGTCGTTCATGGATCATACACCAGGGCAAGGACAATATCGTAATTTAGAATTGTATAAAAATATTATGCGCGGTTACCGTGATATTACAGATGGCGAGGCAACTACGCTAATTAAAGAGCAGACAGAAAAGGAAAAAATGTCGCTGGATGAAATTGAGCGTATTAGCTGTTTAGCAATTGAGCGTAATATTGCCGTTGCTTCGCATGATGACGACGATATAGCAAAGCTTGCACTTGTACAGTCTTACGGGACAACGATTAGTGAATTTCCGATTACGTTAGATGTAGCAAAAGAGGCGAAACGTATTGGCATGCAAACAATTGCTGGAGCACCAAATATTTTACTTGGTGGCTCACATTCGGGGAATTTAAGTGCAGCAGAAGCAATTCAAGCACATGTCATTGATATTATTTGCAGTGATTACTATCCGCCCGCTATGTTACACGGTATTTTCGAGCTAGCGAATAAATACGAAGAAGATTTGCATAGTCTCTTCCAACTTGTGACGATCAATCCAGCACGTGCGGTCAATATGGCACATGAAATTGGCTCGATTGAAGTGGGTAAAAAAGCAGATTTACTAATAATTGAGCAAATGGAAGATGGTTACCCTGTTGTAACGACGACAATTGTAGACGGCAAAACGATTATGAAAACGAACTATCGCTAAGGAGGCGTTATCATTGATTACAATCGAAAATCTACAAAAGTCTTTTACGATTCATCATTTAAATCAAACGTTTCCAGCATTAGAAAACTTAACTTTACACGTGCAAGAGGGTGGTTTTTTAGGCATCGTCGGTAAAAGCGGTAGCGGTAAGTCAACTATTTTAAAAAGTATTTACCGCACATACGAACCTCAAGCGGGAAGTATTTGGTTTGATTCAGCAGCGTTTGGCAAAATCGATTTATTAACAGCATCTTTACGTGACATAATCTATTTACGTAAACATGAAATTGGCTACGTCTCACAGTTTTTAAATGTAATGCCACGTACGACAGCTATAGAGCTTGTAATGCAGTCACTGTATGGTGTTGGAGCAAAAGAGGAAGAGGCACTAGAGAAGGCACAGTCAGCGCTACGTCATTTTGATATTGATGAAAAGCTTTGGAATAGCTATCCAAACAATTTTTCTGGAGGCGAAAAGCTCCGTTTGAACATTGCATGTGCAGTCGTAAAAGAGCCGCGTCTATTACTTTTAGATGAGCCAACAGCAAGCTTAGATCATGCATCAAAAATTAAAGTGCGTGAATCAATCGAAAAATTAAAAGCAAGAGGTACGACATTAATTGGAATTTTCCATGACTTAGAATTTATGGAAGGACTTTGTGACCAAGTATTTACGATGACAAAGCTTACAGAAGAGAGGACCGCTATATGACGACAGATTTGCATACGCACAGCCGCTATTCGGACGGTTCTTCAACACTTGAAGAGCTATTTATAGAAGCTCAAAAAGCAGGCATTACACAGCTTGGTGTCGTAGACCATGATACGATAAAGCACCATGAAGAGGGCCGCAGTTTGGCTGTGCAATATGGAATCGATTTTGTTGCAGGTGTAGAGATTTCTGCGTTCGATTATAAGCGAAATCGTAAGGTACATCTACTTGGCTACGGGTTTACAGGAGATTGTGCAAATATTGAAGAGCTTTGTCGTCCATTACTTGCGCGTCGTCATGCCCATTCAATTTGGCAGCTTGAACGTATCAAGGAAGTCGGTTTCCAGCTTGATCTTGAACGAGCGCTTCACTATGCCGAGACGTGTGGCACGCTATATAAGCAGCACATTATGCATGCATTAACTGATGCACCGTATAATTCAAAAAGTTATCAAACGATATACCGTTCTTTATTTAAAAAAAATGGTGTCGCATCAGGTGACATACGATATGTTGATGCCTTTGATGCGATGCACGCTATTCATGCGGACGGCGGAATTGCAGTGCTAGCACATCCAGGACAGCTTCAATCATTTGAAATTGCTGAAGAGCTTATTGCTTATGGCTTAGATGGTATCGAAGTCATTCATCCAGATCACTCAATGGAGCATATCGACTTGGCTAACAAGCTTGCTGAGAAATATCGCTTAATTAAAACAGGCGGCTCCGATTATCATGGTCAATACGGTAACTCTGTAAAGCTTGGTCAATATATTTGTCAGCCTTTACAAACTGCTGAATTGTTAAGCAAACGTTAAGTATTTTAAAGATAACACAAACAATATTTTCTTATGAAAAAAATGATGTTTTAATGGCACTATAGGTAAGTGCCTATAATATCGAACATAAAAAGGGAGATTAATAATGAACAAAAAGTGGTTATCAGCTTTAATGGCAATGCTATGTGTACTTATTTTATCGGCATGTAATTCTTCGAGCAACGATGCAGCATCCACAGATGCATCAACTGGTCCAGTAACACTTGTATGGTATCCAAATGAATCTGGCTCAGAATTGTCGGCTTCTCGAGATGCATTTTCAGCATTAGTTAAAGAGGCTACTGGTCGTGATGTAGAGCATAAATTAACGACTGACTATGCGATTGCGATCGAATCAATCGCCAATGGTAATGCACATATCGCATTTATGGGTCCACAAGGTTACATCGAGGCAAATAACAAAAGCAAAGATGTACAGGCATTAGTCGTACCATCTGGTGAATCAGGTACGTTAGACGATGCTGTTTATTATAGCTGGTTAGCTGTACCGAAAGACAAAGCTGAAGATTATAAAGTAGATGGCGAATTTTCAATGGATGCAATTGAAGGGAAATCGATCTCATTCGTATCAACATCTTCTACTTCAGGATTTAAAGTACCAACAAGTTCTATTATTTCTCACTTTAGCGATAAAAACTTAACAGAAGAAAAACTGATGGAAGGTAACGATGTGTTCCCGACAGTATTATTCGGTGACTCTCACCAAGGCTCAGCGGTAAATATGTTAATGGAACGTTCAGATGTATCGGCATTTTGTGACACTTGTGTAAGCTCATATGTTGAGCTAGTTGAAGGTGAAGCAAATAAGCCAGGCGCAGTTTATCGTGTAAAGGACGATGCAGCCGCACCATTTAATACTTTAACAGGTGAAGAATTCACATTGATCCAAGTAACGGCAGTATTAAATTCCCCATTCGTAGTAAACAAATCTGTGTTAACAGAAGAGGAAATTACGAAGCTTAAAGAAGCTTTCATTTCAGATGAAACAGCAAATAACACAGAGATTTTCGTACCAGAAGATTCAGGTGAAGCCGGTTTATTCTCTAAATCAGCGGATGAGCGTTTTTTAGAAGTAGAGGATGCTTGGTTCAACCCAATACGTGAACTATCTAAATAAGTATGAAATAGGCGGGCGGACTTTGTCATGATGATAAAGCCGCCCTTTATTCAAAAAATGTATAGGTTACACCTTTAATTTTAAGCCAATACAAAAGGAGATCGAACAAAATGGTTACTTCTGCGGTGAAAGAAAAACAACGTATTCAACAAAAGCAAACGTTTAGTTATCCACAAGTGGAAGGCTATGAGGATTTACCAACCACAGTTTTAAAGTTAACTAATCTTGTGAAAAGCTATGATCGCCAATCGACTGTGCTTGACGGTATTAATCTAGAGCTTCAAGAAGGAGAGTTTGTATCGATTATCGGAAAATCTGGTGCTGGTAAATCGACACTACTACGCTGTATAAATCGTATGATTGAGCCGTCAAGCGGTACCATTATTTTTAATAATACATCGCTTACTAAGCTTAATAAACGTGACCTACGTAAAGAGCGTACAAAAATCGGTATGATATTCCAACATTACAATTTAGTTTCACGTTTAACTGTTTTTGAAAATGTATTACATGGTCGCTTCGGTTATAAATCAACATTAAAAGGCGTTTTAGGTATATACAGTGAAGAGGAAAAACTACTCGCCCTACAAATTTTAGATAAGTTAGGAATGAAAGAGCATATTTATAAGCGATGTGACCAGCTAAGTGGTGGACAAAAGCAACGCGTCGGCATTGCCCGGGCACTTGTACAGGAGCCAACGCTGTTACTATGTGACGAACCAATCGCTTCACTCGATCCGAACGCTTCAAAGGTAATCATGGATCATTTAAAAGAAATATCACAATCGATGGGTATTACAGTGTTAGTAAACTTGCACCAAGTCGATGTGGCAATGCGTTATTCAGACCGGATTATCGGGTTAAGCAAAGGTGAAAAAGTGTTCGACGGTAAACCAAAGAATTTAACGCAGCATAACATTAAAGATATTTACGGCTCAGAAGTGGATGAATTAATTTTTGAATAAAATGATGCAAAGTGGAGGCATAGCATGACGGATATAAATATTTTACGAGTGAAAAAATGGCGTATGACAGGCATTTTCGTAGTGATTATTGGGCTATTATATGGCTCGTCGGTGCTGACAAAATTTAATCTTGTAGAAGGTATTGAATCGATTCCGGGGACGTTTGCTTGGATGGTTGCAAATCTCATTCCTTCAGCCGAATCATTAGAAAATTTACCGCGTGTACTTGAAAGTTTATGGGAGACAATCATTTTATCGATGCTCGTAACGACAACGGCTGCGATATTTGCCTTGCTATTTGCTTTAATGGGTGCTAAAACGACACAAGTGAGCCATACATTTGGCTTTATTGTACGTTTTATTGCATCGGTATTTCGAAATATCCCAGTCGTAGCATGGGCTTTAGTGCTTGTTATATCATTTGGTCATAATGTGATTACAGGCTATTTTGCATTATTTTTCTCAACGTTTGGTATTTTAGTGCGTATGTTTATTGAGACGATTGATGAGACGAGTTCGGATGGGGTAGAGGCGTTAACATCAACGGGTGCGAGCTACTTCCAAATGGTGTTTCGAGGCGTTATTCCAGATACGCTACCCCAAATGTTAAGCTGGGTATTTTATATGATTGAGACGAATATTCGTAGCGCTACATTAGTCGGTATTTTAACAGGTACTGGTATCGGCTTTTTATTTGATATGTACTATAAGCGAATGGACTACGGCATGCTTGGGCTTATTACAATTGCCATCGTAATTATCGTAATGGCGATCGAATTTTCATCGAATTACGTAAGGAGAGCGATTTCATAATGCAAGTAATTTCACTCATGCAAGGCGTAAAACAAAAAAATAACCGCATTCAAATAAAATTAATGACAAAATCAAGCCTGGTCATGCGTATTGTACTTTGGTCATTAGGGGCCTTCACACTAATGGGACCATTTTTATTAAATTATGGCACAGTCGATTGGGGAACAGCAGTATCATTAACACTAAATAATTTAAAAATGATGTTCCTGCAGCCCGCGTTTAACCAAATAACATTTACAGGTACACTCATTCAAATCTCTATAACATTAGCACTTGCGCTATTAGCGACTGTTTTAGGGGCAATCATTGCATTTTTCTTAGCCATTTTTAGTGCGAAAAACTTAGCACCCGCATGGCTTTCTAATGTAATTATCGCGGCCAATTCATTTGTTCGTGCAGTGCCGACAGTTCTTTGGGTATTAATCTTTGCAATTGTTGCAGGATTAGGTGCCGTTGCTTGTGTTATCGGGATGATTTTTCATACAGTTGCCTATTTAACAAAAGCTTTTGCAGAATCATTTGAGGAATTAGATGAAGGAACAATCGAAGCGTTACGTGCATCGGGTGCCAATTGGTGGCATATTATTTTTGGTGCAGTAGTACCACAATCTTCTTCGTACATCGTATCATGGACGTTTTTACGCTTCGAATCAAATTATGGCGTAGCAGTAGCAATGGGAGCAGCAGCTGCAGCAGGTGGTATTGGTTTCGATCTATTTATGTCTTCAAGCTTCTACTATGACTTGCATGAAGTTGGTATGATTACGTACTGTGCATTAATAGTAGCGATTATTTTGGAGCTCATTTCTATACGTATTAAAAAGAAGCTCATGGCAC
This portion of the Solibacillus daqui genome encodes:
- a CDS encoding PhnD/SsuA/transferrin family substrate-binding protein, with translation MNKKWLSALMAMLCVLILSACNSSSNDAASTDASTGPVTLVWYPNESGSELSASRDAFSALVKEATGRDVEHKLTTDYAIAIESIANGNAHIAFMGPQGYIEANNKSKDVQALVVPSGESGTLDDAVYYSWLAVPKDKAEDYKVDGEFSMDAIEGKSISFVSTSSTSGFKVPTSSIISHFSDKNLTEEKLMEGNDVFPTVLFGDSHQGSAVNMLMERSDVSAFCDTCVSSYVELVEGEANKPGAVYRVKDDAAAPFNTLTGEEFTLIQVTAVLNSPFVVNKSVLTEEEITKLKEAFISDETANNTEIFVPEDSGEAGLFSKSADERFLEVEDAWFNPIRELSK
- a CDS encoding ATP-binding cassette domain-containing protein, which gives rise to MLEQPVLTVRNFSKQYGEGCEHCVDTQAQLEKNYCPVCKTIYACRDVSFDLYRGEILGIVGESGSGKSTLMKSLYFDETITSGEGYLVDYENGETNIFTESNQMKRAIRNDILGMVYQNPMLGLKMNFSSLSNIAEKQIAAGNRHVRQMENRSYELLERVNIPLHRSKEAPKNFSGGMQQRVQIAKALSNNPPVLLLDEVTTGLDLSVQADVLDLIKQIQRELQISMIVVSHDLAVIRMLADRTIVMLNGQIIEHGLTDQVLEDPQHKFTQQLVYSLL
- a CDS encoding alpha-D-ribose 1-methylphosphonate 5-phosphate C-P-lyase PhnJ, which gives rise to MMSVPFALLDEQSKREIRRAVLKGISIPGYQVPFASRELPIARGWGTGGLQVTLALIGKEDVLKVIDQGSDDSVNAVNIKKLVQNTTGVDTTIRTQDATLIQSRHRIPEVPLRADQILVLQVPEPEPLRHIEHSEYKTKRYHAEKEYSGAYLMLFEQIMRYNQTSQGADYPVMVNGRYVMNPSPIPRFDNPKINNSDALILFGAGREKKIYAVPPHTHVVSLAFDDYPFVVEQFEGKVCRETGLTNVFLDELTDEVTGEKYYMTNDTSYMDEILQQKAATK
- a CDS encoding ABC transporter permease subunit yields the protein MTDINILRVKKWRMTGIFVVIIGLLYGSSVLTKFNLVEGIESIPGTFAWMVANLIPSAESLENLPRVLESLWETIILSMLVTTTAAIFALLFALMGAKTTQVSHTFGFIVRFIASVFRNIPVVAWALVLVISFGHNVITGYFALFFSTFGILVRMFIETIDETSSDGVEALTSTGASYFQMVFRGVIPDTLPQMLSWVFYMIETNIRSATLVGILTGTGIGFLFDMYYKRMDYGMLGLITIAIVIIVMAIEFSSNYVRRAIS
- a CDS encoding PHP domain-containing protein — protein: MTTDLHTHSRYSDGSSTLEELFIEAQKAGITQLGVVDHDTIKHHEEGRSLAVQYGIDFVAGVEISAFDYKRNRKVHLLGYGFTGDCANIEELCRPLLARRHAHSIWQLERIKEVGFQLDLERALHYAETCGTLYKQHIMHALTDAPYNSKSYQTIYRSLFKKNGVASGDIRYVDAFDAMHAIHADGGIAVLAHPGQLQSFEIAEELIAYGLDGIEVIHPDHSMEHIDLANKLAEKYRLIKTGGSDYHGQYGNSVKLGQYICQPLQTAELLSKR
- a CDS encoding phosphonate C-P lyase system protein PhnL; the protein is MITIENLQKSFTIHHLNQTFPALENLTLHVQEGGFLGIVGKSGSGKSTILKSIYRTYEPQAGSIWFDSAAFGKIDLLTASLRDIIYLRKHEIGYVSQFLNVMPRTTAIELVMQSLYGVGAKEEEALEKAQSALRHFDIDEKLWNSYPNNFSGGEKLRLNIACAVVKEPRLLLLDEPTASLDHASKIKVRESIEKLKARGTTLIGIFHDLEFMEGLCDQVFTMTKLTEERTAI
- the phnC gene encoding phosphonate ABC transporter ATP-binding protein, producing MVTSAVKEKQRIQQKQTFSYPQVEGYEDLPTTVLKLTNLVKSYDRQSTVLDGINLELQEGEFVSIIGKSGAGKSTLLRCINRMIEPSSGTIIFNNTSLTKLNKRDLRKERTKIGMIFQHYNLVSRLTVFENVLHGRFGYKSTLKGVLGIYSEEEKLLALQILDKLGMKEHIYKRCDQLSGGQKQRVGIARALVQEPTLLLCDEPIASLDPNASKVIMDHLKEISQSMGITVLVNLHQVDVAMRYSDRIIGLSKGEKVFDGKPKNLTQHNIKDIYGSEVDELIFE
- the phnM gene encoding phosphonate metabolism protein PhnM — translated: MLAIKNGVIVTEQQFLQGHVVLVNGTTIEGILPESLVNLANYEVVDAQGGYISPGFVDIHSDYIETIVSPRPTSMMNVNLGLRESERILMTHGITTIFHSLSYYGDDKYSHKLIRNPENVQRCVDAIHATHDEPHLIRHRLHARFEIDSLDQISNLERNILDGKVHLLSFMDHTPGQGQYRNLELYKNIMRGYRDITDGEATTLIKEQTEKEKMSLDEIERISCLAIERNIAVASHDDDDIAKLALVQSYGTTISEFPITLDVAKEAKRIGMQTIAGAPNILLGGSHSGNLSAAEAIQAHVIDIICSDYYPPAMLHGIFELANKYEEDLHSLFQLVTINPARAVNMAHEIGSIEVGKKADLLIIEQMEDGYPVVTTTIVDGKTIMKTNYR
- a CDS encoding PhnE/PtxC family ABC transporter permease → MQVISLMQGVKQKNNRIQIKLMTKSSLVMRIVLWSLGAFTLMGPFLLNYGTVDWGTAVSLTLNNLKMMFLQPAFNQITFTGTLIQISITLALALLATVLGAIIAFFLAIFSAKNLAPAWLSNVIIAANSFVRAVPTVLWVLIFAIVAGLGAVACVIGMIFHTVAYLTKAFAESFEELDEGTIEALRASGANWWHIIFGAVVPQSSSYIVSWTFLRFESNYGVAVAMGAAAAAGGIGFDLFMSSSFYYDLHEVGMITYCALIVAIILELISIRIKKKLMAQN